The Limnospira fusiformis SAG 85.79 genomic interval TTTGCCTCAACTGCCTCCCCTTCCTCCGGGTATGGATATCATTGTTCCCAATTTGGAACCACCTACCATCAACTTTGGCTTTAAAGAAAACGTGGAGAAAGCACAACAATAGGCGATAGGTTTTGCGCCACCAAAAACTGATAATTTACCCGCCTTCAATAGTATGGCGGGTTTATTGGTTGCTAATTCACTTGGTAAAATATCTGTGGATCCCCGGAAGTAGAGAAGAGAAGGAAAGGAGAGGAGCGATCGCCTTGTCAGATATGCTATAGTCAAGTCAGAACTATCGGTTCTCTTGTATATGACTGCCACCGAATCTTTAACGACTCTACCGGATCATACCCAACTTCCCTGTGAAGACGGAACCTTTGTGAAAAACTTTCAAGAACACCCCCAAAGTATCCTATTAACCGATTCTATTCGTCCGGTTCTTAATCAAATACATCCAGACGGACAATATTGCATTGGTCAAGATAGTGGGATTTACTGGCGCATTACAGACCCACCCCAAAAAGGAGCGGAAGCACCGGACTGGTTTTATGTGGCGAATGTTCCCCCTACTCTTAATGGTAAACTGCGACGGTCTTATGTATTGTGGCAAGAATTAATCTGTCCCCAAATCATCATTGAATTTGTATCTGGGGATGGTTCAGAAGAACGGGATAAAACCGCTTGGAAAGGCAAGTTTTGGATTTATGAAACGGTAATAAGAACGCCGTATTATGCCATCTATGAAGTGGAAAAATCTCAGGTAGAAGTGTATCGTTTAGAGGGTAGTTTCTATGAGTTGCTAACCCCAAATAACCGCAATCATTACCCAATTCCCGAAATGGGAGTAGAGTTAGGTATCTGGTCGGGAATATATCAGAACGTGGAATTACCTTGGTTGCGTTGGTGGGATAGTGATGGTAATTTACTGTTATCTGGTGAAGAACGAGCGGAACGGGAACAACAACGAGCGGAACATGAACGACAACGAGCGGAACATGAACGACAACGAGCGGAACATGAACGACAACGAGCCGATCGCCTAGCAGCTCGTTTACAGGAATTGGGAATTGATCCTAATGAAATCATCTGAAATTATCCAATTTGGGCTTTAGTGTCATAGAAGTAGAGAAGAGAAGGAAAGGAGAGGAGCGATCGCCTTGTCAGATATGCTATAGTCAAGTCAGAACTATCGGTTCTCTTGTATA includes:
- a CDS encoding Uma2 family endonuclease; amino-acid sequence: MTATESLTTLPDHTQLPCEDGTFVKNFQEHPQSILLTDSIRPVLNQIHPDGQYCIGQDSGIYWRITDPPQKGAEAPDWFYVANVPPTLNGKLRRSYVLWQELICPQIIIEFVSGDGSEERDKTAWKGKFWIYETVIRTPYYAIYEVEKSQVEVYRLEGSFYELLTPNNRNHYPIPEMGVELGIWSGIYQNVELPWLRWWDSDGNLLLSGEERAEREQQRAEHERQRAEHERQRAEHERQRADRLAARLQELGIDPNEII